One Fusobacterium ulcerans DNA segment encodes these proteins:
- the cobA gene encoding uroporphyrinogen-III C-methyltransferase, whose product MTNKGKVYIMGAGPGDLELLTLKGKRAVEEADCIVYDRLINPRILNFAKKDAEMIYLGKGNTEGGVIQDEINRTIVEKALEGKIVARVKGGDPFVFGRGGEEIQSLYDNNIPFEIIPGITSSISVPAYAGIPVTHRGVARSFHVFTGHTMEDGTWHNFEAIAKLEGTLVFLMGIKTLPIIVGDLISNGKCSDTPVAIIEKGATSDQRVTVGTLKTIVDIAKERKIVPPAITIIGEVVNLRETFKWFEEKNLFGKKILVTRDKKQAGEFSDKIEKMGGIAVELPFIEIESTLGTVSKDMLQDYSAVLFNSPNGVREFMSKIDDIRILAHLKIGAVGSKTKEILESYKLKADFMPDEYLVSKLAELSLDYTKSGDKILIITSDISPCNADKFNSIYDREFHKMVAYNTKKIVRNKEEVLKTLSKIEIVTFLSSSTVDAFYESINGDIEAVKNMKFASIGPVTSDTMKKYGFSVNYEATVYDVNGVLEAVK is encoded by the coding sequence ATGACTAACAAAGGTAAAGTTTACATAATGGGGGCTGGTCCAGGTGACCTTGAATTGCTTACTCTAAAGGGAAAAAGAGCTGTAGAGGAAGCTGACTGTATAGTTTATGACAGACTTATCAATCCAAGAATACTGAATTTTGCAAAAAAAGATGCTGAAATGATTTATCTAGGTAAAGGAAATACTGAAGGTGGAGTCATTCAAGATGAAATAAACAGAACAATTGTAGAAAAAGCTTTAGAAGGAAAAATAGTTGCAAGAGTAAAAGGTGGAGATCCTTTTGTTTTTGGAAGAGGAGGAGAGGAAATCCAATCTCTTTATGACAATAATATTCCTTTTGAAATTATACCTGGAATAACTTCTTCTATATCAGTACCTGCATATGCTGGTATTCCTGTAACTCATAGAGGAGTAGCAAGATCATTTCATGTATTTACTGGTCATACTATGGAAGATGGAACTTGGCATAATTTTGAGGCAATAGCTAAACTTGAAGGAACTCTTGTCTTTCTTATGGGAATAAAGACTCTTCCTATTATAGTGGGAGATCTTATCTCTAATGGTAAATGTTCTGATACTCCTGTTGCAATAATAGAAAAAGGAGCTACATCAGATCAGAGAGTAACTGTTGGAACTTTAAAAACTATTGTTGATATAGCAAAAGAAAGAAAAATAGTTCCTCCTGCTATTACAATAATTGGTGAAGTAGTCAACTTAAGAGAAACTTTCAAATGGTTTGAAGAAAAAAATCTTTTTGGTAAAAAAATTCTTGTAACAAGAGATAAAAAACAAGCTGGAGAATTTTCAGATAAAATAGAAAAAATGGGAGGAATAGCTGTGGAACTTCCTTTCATAGAAATTGAATCTACATTGGGAACAGTTTCAAAAGATATGCTTCAGGATTATTCAGCTGTACTTTTTAATTCTCCTAATGGTGTAAGAGAATTTATGAGTAAAATAGATGATATAAGAATTCTTGCTCATTTGAAAATAGGAGCAGTAGGAAGTAAAACTAAAGAAATTCTTGAAAGCTATAAATTAAAAGCTGATTTCATGCCTGATGAATATTTAGTTTCTAAACTTGCTGAATTATCTCTTGATTATACAAAATCTGGAGATAAAATTTTAATAATAACATCAGATATATCACCTTGTAATGCTGACAAATTCAACTCTATCTATGATAGAGAATTTCATAAAATGGTAGCTTATAACACAAAGAAAATTGTAAGAAATAAAGAGGAAGTTTTAAAAACTTTATCAAAAATAGAAATAGTTACTTTTTTAAGTTCGTCTACTGTTGATGCTTTTTATGAAAGTATAAATGGAGATATTGAAGCTGTAAAAAATATGAAATTTGCTTCTATCGGTCCTGTAACAAGTGATACAATGAAAAAATATGGTTTTTCTGTAAATTATGAAGCTACTGTTTATGATGTAAATGGCGTTTTAGAAGCTGTTAAATAG
- a CDS encoding RluA family pseudouridine synthase, whose amino-acid sequence MKKFIIEPEYDGYEIGTYLKETKGYSGRGLRNIEIYLNGKRVKNNSKKVRKLNRLLIKEKDKETGIIPMEIPIKVAYEDKNVLLIDKEPYIIVHPTQKKVDKTLANGVVNYFLKTTGKIMVPRFYNRLDMNTSGLIIVAKNSFAQSFLQEKGIVNKFYKAIVKGTVEKDEFLIDRPIGKIGDDLRRREISVEDGGQEAQTKIKVIKRFKDLTLIEAELLTGRTHQIRAHMALEGYPLLGDELYGGEDKRAKRQMLHSYKTQFSDVETGQLKTVEIDIPDDMKKILREPNELFTIIR is encoded by the coding sequence ATGAAAAAATTTATAATAGAACCAGAATATGATGGTTATGAAATAGGAACATATTTAAAAGAAACAAAGGGATATTCTGGAAGAGGATTGAGAAATATAGAAATATATCTCAACGGAAAAAGAGTAAAAAATAATAGCAAGAAAGTAAGGAAGTTAAACAGACTTTTAATAAAGGAAAAAGACAAGGAAACTGGAATAATACCTATGGAGATACCTATCAAGGTAGCTTATGAAGATAAGAATGTACTTCTCATAGATAAGGAACCATATATAATAGTACATCCGACTCAAAAGAAAGTAGATAAAACACTTGCTAATGGAGTGGTAAATTATTTTCTAAAAACAACTGGAAAGATAATGGTGCCAAGATTTTACAACAGATTGGATATGAATACCTCAGGTCTTATCATAGTAGCTAAAAATTCTTTTGCTCAATCTTTTCTTCAAGAAAAAGGAATAGTAAATAAATTCTATAAGGCTATAGTAAAAGGAACAGTAGAAAAAGATGAATTCCTTATAGACCGACCTATTGGAAAAATAGGAGATGATTTGAGAAGAAGAGAGATATCTGTAGAAGATGGAGGTCAGGAAGCTCAAACTAAAATAAAAGTAATAAAAAGGTTTAAAGATCTTACTTTGATAGAAGCAGAACTTCTTACAGGAAGGACACATCAAATCAGGGCTCATATGGCTCTGGAAGGGTATCCTCTCTTAGGAGATGAGCTTTATGGTGGAGAAGACAAAAGAGCTAAAAGACAGATGCTCCATTCATACAAAACACAATTTTCAGATGTAGAGACAGGACAACTAAAAACAGTGGAAATAGATATCCCAGATGATATGAAAAAGATCTTAAGGGAGCCCAATGAATTATTCACCATCATCAGATAA
- the hemL gene encoding glutamate-1-semialdehyde 2,1-aminomutase → MEHKISTEIFKKAEKYIPGGVNSPVRAFKSVNRKAPIFACKGKGAKIWDEDGNEYIDYICSWGPLILGHNPENVINGVREAIEMGSSFGLPTKMEVELAELITKCCPSIEKVRLTTSGTEATMSAVRVARAYTNRNKILKFEGCYHGHSDSLLVKSGSGLLTDGYQDSNGITDGVLKDTLTVPFGNISAIKTVLEKKDVACLIMEPVPANMGMIYPDVKFLKEVRELCTSTGTILIFDEVISGFRLALGGAQEFFGITPDMTTLGKIIGGGYPVGAFGGKAEIMELIAPVGRVYHAGTLSGNPVSVRAGYETISYLYNNRETLYKTLEEKTQYLVNNIKELAAKYNVPACVNTIGSLFTIFFTERPEVNNLEDALSSNTENFAIYFNTMLEDGIVCPPSQFEAHFISMAHTKEDLDKTLLSIEKAFKVIGEKNNGK, encoded by the coding sequence ATGGAGCATAAAATTTCAACTGAAATTTTCAAAAAAGCTGAAAAATATATTCCTGGAGGGGTAAATAGCCCTGTAAGAGCTTTTAAATCTGTTAATAGAAAAGCTCCTATCTTTGCATGTAAAGGAAAAGGTGCAAAGATATGGGATGAAGATGGGAATGAATATATAGACTATATCTGTTCTTGGGGTCCATTAATTCTGGGGCATAACCCTGAAAATGTAATAAATGGAGTTAGAGAAGCTATAGAAATGGGAAGTTCTTTTGGTCTTCCTACTAAAATGGAAGTAGAACTTGCTGAACTTATTACTAAATGCTGTCCTTCTATTGAAAAAGTTAGACTTACTACTTCTGGTACAGAAGCTACTATGTCTGCTGTAAGAGTAGCAAGAGCATATACAAATAGAAATAAAATATTAAAATTTGAAGGTTGTTATCATGGTCATTCTGATTCACTTTTAGTAAAATCTGGATCAGGACTTCTTACTGACGGATATCAAGACAGCAACGGAATTACAGATGGAGTATTAAAAGATACTCTTACTGTACCTTTTGGAAATATTTCTGCTATTAAAACTGTTCTTGAAAAAAAAGATGTGGCTTGCCTTATCATGGAGCCTGTTCCTGCTAACATGGGTATGATTTACCCAGATGTAAAATTTTTAAAGGAAGTAAGAGAACTGTGTACTTCTACTGGAACTATTCTAATATTTGATGAAGTTATATCTGGATTCAGATTAGCTCTTGGAGGAGCACAGGAATTCTTTGGCATCACTCCTGACATGACTACTCTCGGAAAAATAATAGGAGGAGGATATCCTGTTGGAGCATTTGGTGGTAAAGCTGAAATAATGGAACTTATTGCTCCTGTTGGAAGAGTGTATCACGCTGGAACTCTTTCTGGAAATCCTGTATCTGTAAGGGCTGGATATGAAACTATAAGTTATCTGTATAACAACAGAGAAACTTTATATAAAACTTTAGAGGAAAAAACTCAATATCTTGTAAATAATATAAAAGAGCTTGCTGCAAAATATAATGTTCCTGCATGTGTAAATACAATAGGTTCTCTTTTTACTATATTCTTTACTGAGAGACCTGAAGTAAATAATCTTGAAGATGCTCTTTCTTCTAATACTGAAAATTTTGCAATCTATTTCAATACAATGCTTGAAGATGGAATTGTTTGCCCTCCATCTCAATTTGAAGCTCACTTCATTTCAATGGCTCACACTAAAGAAGATTTGGATAAAACTCTTCTATCTATAGAAAAAGCCTTTAAAGTTATTGGAGAAAAGAACAATGGAAAATAA
- a CDS encoding phosphoglycerate kinase — protein sequence MAKKIVTDLDVKGKKVLMRVDFNVPMKDGKITDDNRIVAALPTIKYVLENGGKVIAFSHLGKVKTEEDLAKKSLKAVSERLAELLGQPVKFVPATRGAELEAAVAGLKDGEIMMFENTRFEDLDGKKESKNDPELGKYWASLGDVFVNDAFGTAHRAHASNVGIAANIGEGKTAAGFLMEKEIKFIGGAVDAPERPLVAILGGAKVSDKIGVIENLLVKADKVLVGGAMMFTFLKALGKNTGTSLVEEDKVELAKELLAKSNGKLILPIDAVVAKEFNNDAPHKTVSVDEIPSDEMGLDVGAGTVELFTKEITGAKTVVWNGPMGVFEMPSYAKGTIGVCEAIANLKGATTIIGGGDSAAAAISLGYADKFTHISTGGGASLEYLEGKKLPGVESISNK from the coding sequence ATGGCTAAAAAGATAGTAACAGATTTAGATGTTAAAGGTAAAAAAGTATTAATGAGAGTAGACTTCAATGTACCTATGAAAGATGGAAAAATAACTGATGACAACAGAATAGTTGCAGCTCTTCCAACTATCAAATATGTACTTGAAAATGGAGGAAAAGTAATAGCTTTTTCTCATTTAGGAAAAGTAAAAACTGAAGAGGATTTAGCTAAAAAATCTCTAAAAGCAGTTTCTGAAAGATTAGCTGAGCTTTTAGGACAGCCAGTTAAATTTGTACCAGCAACAAGAGGTGCTGAATTAGAAGCAGCAGTTGCTGGATTGAAAGATGGAGAAATCATGATGTTCGAAAATACAAGATTCGAAGATCTTGATGGCAAAAAAGAATCTAAAAATGATCCTGAGTTAGGAAAATATTGGGCTTCTTTAGGAGATGTTTTTGTAAATGATGCGTTTGGAACTGCTCACAGAGCACATGCTTCAAATGTAGGAATAGCAGCAAACATTGGAGAAGGAAAAACAGCAGCAGGATTCTTAATGGAAAAAGAAATAAAATTTATAGGAGGGGCTGTTGATGCTCCAGAAAGACCTCTAGTAGCAATACTAGGAGGAGCTAAAGTTTCTGACAAAATTGGAGTTATAGAAAATTTACTAGTTAAAGCTGATAAAGTTTTAGTTGGTGGAGCTATGATGTTCACTTTCTTAAAAGCTTTAGGAAAAAATACAGGAACTTCATTAGTTGAAGAAGATAAAGTTGAATTAGCAAAAGAATTACTAGCTAAATCAAATGGAAAATTAATACTTCCAATAGATGCTGTAGTAGCAAAAGAATTTAATAATGATGCACCTCATAAAACTGTATCAGTAGATGAAATTCCATCTGATGAAATGGGACTAGATGTTGGAGCTGGAACAGTTGAATTATTTACAAAAGAAATCACTGGAGCTAAAACAGTAGTATGGAATGGACCAATGGGTGTATTTGAAATGCCTAGTTATGCAAAAGGAACTATAGGAGTATGTGAAGCTATAGCTAATCTTAAAGGAGCAACTACTATCATAGGAGGAGGAGATTCAGCAGCAGCAGCTATAAGTTTAGGATATGCTGATAAATTTACTCACATCTCTACAGGTGGAGGAGCTTCTCTGGAATATTTAGAAGGTAAAAAATTGCCAGGAGTAGAATCTATTTCTAATAAGTAA
- the hemB gene encoding porphobilinogen synthase encodes MFTRTRRLRSSKALRDMVRNVTINLSDFIYPLFMEEGENIKEEISSMPGQYRWSIDRVGEELTELKELGVTSILLFGIPKHKDSLGSEAYNDKGIVQEAVRYIKKNFPEFLIVTDVCMCEYTSHGHCGILNGCEVLNDETLKYIAQTALSHVKAGADIVAPSDMMDGRILAIRETLDENGYVNTPIMAYSAKYSSNYYGPFREAADSAPSFGDRKSYQMDYRNSKEYFREVEADMAEGADFIMVKPALAYLDVINAVSNIDLPIVAYNVSGEYSMVKAAAQNGWIDEKGIVMENMFAMKRAGVNIIITYHAKDIARWYKNGEVAF; translated from the coding sequence ATGTTTACTCGAACTAGAAGGCTTAGAAGTTCTAAAGCCTTAAGAGATATGGTAAGGAATGTAACAATTAATCTTAGTGATTTTATATATCCACTTTTTATGGAAGAGGGAGAAAATATAAAAGAAGAAATATCATCTATGCCTGGACAATACAGATGGTCAATTGACAGAGTAGGAGAAGAGCTTACGGAGTTAAAAGAGCTTGGTGTAACTTCTATTCTTCTTTTTGGTATTCCAAAGCACAAAGATTCTCTAGGATCAGAAGCATATAATGATAAAGGAATTGTGCAGGAAGCTGTGAGATATATCAAGAAAAATTTCCCAGAATTTCTTATAGTTACTGATGTATGTATGTGTGAATATACTTCTCATGGACATTGTGGAATCCTTAATGGATGTGAAGTTTTAAATGATGAAACTCTTAAATATATAGCCCAAACTGCCCTTTCTCATGTAAAAGCTGGAGCTGATATAGTTGCTCCTTCAGATATGATGGATGGAAGAATATTAGCTATTAGAGAAACTTTAGATGAAAATGGATATGTAAATACTCCTATCATGGCATATAGTGCAAAATATTCTTCAAATTACTATGGCCCTTTTAGAGAAGCGGCTGATTCTGCTCCTAGTTTTGGAGATAGAAAAAGTTATCAGATGGACTACAGAAATTCTAAAGAATATTTTAGAGAAGTTGAAGCTGATATGGCTGAAGGAGCTGACTTTATAATGGTAAAACCTGCTCTTGCTTATCTTGATGTTATCAATGCTGTATCCAACATTGATCTTCCCATTGTTGCCTATAATGTAAGTGGTGAATATTCTATGGTAAAAGCTGCTGCTCAAAATGGATGGATAGATGAAAAAGGTATTGTTATGGAAAATATGTTTGCTATGAAAAGAGCTGGGGTAAATATAATAATAACTTATCATGCTAAAGATATAGCAAGATGGTATAAAAATGGTGAAGTTGCTTTCTAA
- a CDS encoding GNAT family N-acetyltransferase — protein sequence MLCEKIKKNDHYKVFVYYEENIPVAYLGLLYVSNLHYDGMWVDLIAVRKTFQNRAIGKKLLKYAEEKAIENGLEILTGLVKSDNIPSLTMFKRAEFTYDDIGFKLFMKDIEKK from the coding sequence ATGCTATGTGAAAAGATAAAAAAGAATGACCATTATAAAGTATTTGTATATTATGAAGAGAATATTCCAGTAGCCTATCTAGGTCTGCTTTATGTAAGCAATCTTCATTATGATGGAATGTGGGTAGATCTTATAGCTGTAAGAAAAACTTTTCAAAATAGAGCTATAGGGAAAAAACTTTTGAAATATGCAGAGGAAAAAGCTATAGAGAATGGTCTTGAAATACTGACTGGATTGGTTAAATCAGATAATATACCATCATTAACAATGTTCAAAAGAGCAGAATTTACATATGATGATATTGGATTTAAACTTTTCATGAAAGATATAGAAAAAAAGTAA
- the gap gene encoding type I glyceraldehyde-3-phosphate dehydrogenase, producing the protein MAVKVAINGFGRIGRLALRLMVENPEFDVVAINDLTDAHMLAHLFKYDSAQGRFNGTIEVQEDAFVVNGHTIKTFAQADPKNLPWGDLGVDVVLECTGFFTKKEKAEDHIKAGAKKVVISAPATGDLKTVVYNVNDNILDGTETVISGASCTTNCLAPMAKVLEDKYGIVEGLMTTIHAYTNDQNTLDGPHKKGDLRRARAAAANIVPNTTGAAKAIGLVIPALKGKLDGAAQRVPVITGSLTELVTVLNKPVTVEEINAAMKAAANESFGYTEEELVSSDIIGIHYGSLFDATQTRVMTVGDKQLVKTVAWYDNEMSYTSQLIRTLKKFVELSK; encoded by the coding sequence ATGGCAGTTAAAGTAGCAATTAACGGATTTGGAAGAATTGGAAGATTAGCATTAAGATTAATGGTTGAGAACCCAGAATTTGATGTTGTAGCAATCAATGACTTAACAGATGCACACATGTTAGCACACTTATTTAAATATGACTCAGCACAAGGAAGATTCAATGGAACTATTGAAGTTCAAGAAGATGCTTTCGTAGTTAATGGACATACAATCAAAACTTTTGCACAAGCTGATCCTAAAAACTTACCATGGGGAGATCTAGGAGTAGATGTAGTTCTTGAGTGTACTGGATTCTTCACTAAAAAAGAAAAAGCAGAAGATCATATTAAAGCAGGAGCTAAAAAAGTTGTTATCTCTGCACCAGCAACTGGAGATCTTAAAACTGTAGTTTACAATGTAAATGATAATATCCTTGATGGAACAGAAACAGTTATCTCTGGAGCTTCTTGTACTACTAACTGTTTAGCACCTATGGCTAAAGTATTAGAAGACAAATATGGAATTGTAGAAGGATTAATGACTACTATCCATGCTTATACAAATGACCAAAACACACTTGATGGACCACATAAAAAAGGAGATCTTAGAAGAGCAAGAGCTGCTGCTGCTAACATCGTTCCTAACACAACTGGAGCTGCAAAAGCTATTGGTCTAGTAATCCCAGCTTTAAAAGGAAAATTAGATGGAGCTGCACAAAGAGTTCCTGTAATTACTGGATCATTAACTGAACTTGTAACAGTTCTTAACAAACCAGTAACTGTAGAAGAAATAAATGCTGCAATGAAAGCTGCTGCTAACGAATCTTTCGGATATACTGAAGAAGAATTAGTATCTAGCGATATCATTGGAATTCACTATGGATCTCTATTTGATGCAACTCAAACAAGAGTAATGACAGTAGGAGACAAACAATTAGTTAAAACTGTTGCTTGGTATGACAACGAAATGTCTTACACTTCTCAATTAATAAGAACTCTTAAAAAATTCGTAGAATTATCTAAATAA
- the hemC gene encoding hydroxymethylbilane synthase, translated as MKKKIVIGSRGSILAMAQSEMIKKMLENNFPELEFEIKKIVTSGDTDLVSNWNNSDKSLKSFFTKEIEVELLNGTIDLAVHSMKDMPVVSPEGLICGAVPDREDSRDVLVSKSGKTLMELPAGAIVGTSSLRRTMNLKNLRSDLEIKQLRGNIHTRLNKLKNEDYDAILLAAAGLKRVGLEKEITEYLDPEKFLPAPAQGVLHIQCRENDDEVKKILKSIHNEDIEKVVVIEREFSKIFDGGCHTPMGCHCILDGDKITLTGIYFKGENGYSASITEDAALGIKTAQKLADIIKEKIND; from the coding sequence ATGAAAAAAAAGATTGTAATTGGAAGCAGAGGAAGTATTCTGGCAATGGCTCAAAGCGAAATGATAAAAAAAATGCTGGAAAATAATTTTCCTGAATTGGAATTTGAAATAAAAAAAATTGTTACAAGTGGAGATACTGATCTTGTAAGCAACTGGAACAATAGTGATAAATCTCTCAAAAGTTTTTTTACAAAGGAAATAGAAGTTGAACTTCTAAATGGAACAATAGATCTTGCAGTACACTCTATGAAGGATATGCCAGTTGTATCTCCTGAAGGGTTAATATGTGGAGCTGTTCCTGACAGAGAGGATTCTAGAGACGTTCTTGTATCTAAGTCTGGAAAAACTCTTATGGAACTTCCAGCAGGAGCTATAGTTGGTACAAGTTCTCTTAGAAGAACAATGAATCTTAAAAATCTTAGGAGTGATCTTGAAATAAAGCAATTGAGAGGTAATATTCATACAAGATTAAACAAATTAAAGAATGAAGATTATGATGCTATTCTTCTTGCTGCTGCTGGTTTAAAAAGAGTTGGATTAGAAAAAGAGATAACAGAGTATCTTGATCCTGAAAAATTTCTTCCTGCTCCTGCTCAGGGAGTTCTTCATATTCAATGCAGAGAAAATGATGATGAAGTAAAAAAAATATTGAAATCTATTCATAATGAAGATATAGAAAAAGTGGTAGTTATAGAGAGAGAATTTTCTAAAATATTTGATGGAGGATGTCACACTCCTATGGGATGTCATTGTATCTTAGATGGAGATAAAATTACTCTTACAGGTATCTATTTTAAAGGAGAAAATGGATATTCAGCTTCTATCACTGAAGATGCTGCTTTAGGAATAAAAACTGCTCAAAAACTTGCAGATATCATAAAGGAGAAAATAAATGACTAA
- a CDS encoding precorrin-2 dehydrogenase/sirohydrochlorin ferrochelatase family protein, giving the protein MENNFFPVFLNMRNKKVLIIGAGKIAFRKAETLLSYGAKIKVIAKDIKEEKFKELENIELSLEDFKEDMLENVFMVIAATDDFTFNKYIFNLCDKKNILTNNITSKTEMNCRFSSIYENDEYQIAISAKGDPKKSKTLKEKISKLFND; this is encoded by the coding sequence ATGGAAAATAATTTTTTCCCTGTATTTCTAAATATGCGGAATAAAAAAGTCCTTATAATAGGAGCTGGAAAAATAGCCTTTAGAAAAGCCGAAACTCTTTTGAGTTATGGTGCAAAAATTAAGGTTATTGCAAAGGATATAAAAGAAGAAAAATTTAAAGAACTGGAGAATATTGAATTATCTTTGGAAGATTTTAAAGAAGATATGCTGGAAAATGTATTTATGGTAATTGCTGCTACTGATGATTTTACATTTAATAAATATATTTTTAATTTATGTGATAAAAAAAATATACTTACAAATAATATAACTTCTAAAACAGAAATGAACTGCCGTTTTTCAAGTATTTATGAAAATGATGAATACCAAATCGCTATCTCTGCAAAGGGAGATCCTAAAAAATCAAAAACTCTTAAAGAAAAAATAAGTAAACTTTTTAATGATTAA
- a CDS encoding LexA family protein yields MEKKKEFSKYLENFMRKNGYNLEQISRETGIPVATIGHYKTGRRTPKNDFIDKFVSGFNLNSQEKNEITMAIAIDRTPEVIKDNILELKNVKPIKLMEVPLFSSVSAGLGRETIAEPIDFISIPKTAGNNVVAILVQGNSMEDTILDGSIVVVNTELMPEIGEIGVFLTKGSDHADGLVKRLKYKNGEYVLESDNKEYEDLRIENSDITAYGKVIQIINNTTKRRKDPLMSYIDKLDMNEREMIESMLKGLIEKKKETK; encoded by the coding sequence ATGGAGAAAAAAAAGGAATTTTCAAAATATCTTGAAAATTTTATGAGAAAAAATGGATATAATTTAGAACAAATTTCAAGAGAAACAGGAATCCCTGTAGCTACAATAGGGCATTATAAAACAGGAAGAAGAACTCCTAAAAATGACTTTATTGATAAATTTGTTTCTGGTTTTAATTTAAATTCTCAAGAAAAAAATGAAATTACAATGGCAATAGCTATTGATAGAACACCAGAAGTAATTAAAGATAATATTCTTGAACTGAAAAATGTAAAACCAATAAAATTGATGGAGGTTCCACTATTTTCAAGTGTTTCTGCTGGACTGGGGAGAGAAACTATTGCTGAACCTATAGATTTTATTTCAATACCAAAGACAGCTGGGAATAATGTAGTTGCTATTTTAGTACAAGGAAATTCTATGGAAGATACTATTTTGGATGGGTCTATTGTTGTTGTAAATACAGAATTGATGCCAGAGATTGGGGAAATAGGTGTATTTTTGACTAAAGGAAGCGATCATGCTGATGGATTGGTAAAAAGATTAAAATATAAAAATGGTGAGTATGTACTAGAAAGTGATAATAAGGAATATGAAGATTTAAGAATAGAAAATAGTGATATAACAGCCTATGGAAAAGTTATCCAGATAATAAATAATACAACTAAGAGAAGAAAAGATCCGTTGATGTCATATATAGACAAACTAGATATGAATGAAAGAGAAATGATAGAAAGTATGCTTAAAGGACTAATCGAAAAGAAAAAAGAAACTAAATAA
- the hemA gene encoding glutamyl-tRNA reductase, whose amino-acid sequence MNLDELVVFGISHKELSMSEREEFLYQNPEEIIHSLLSQKKIDGYVNLSTCLRVEFYLQVAENFSTEELLECFSFKKGIFIKTGEEAAEYLFKVSCGFYSVIKGEDQILAQIKKAHSLAMENNTSSKILNIVFNKAIELGKKFRTESKICHNALSLEAISLKFIKESIGFLSDKKVLILGVGDLAQAILYLLVKENVKNITITNRTHHKALEVQSIFDVDVISFEHKNTAAVESDVIISATSAPHLVLKSEEIVPYLHSDKKYTFLDLAVPRDIEDTIGTPENVSLFNLDDIWSVYNKNLETRDSLMNSYSYLVDKQMINLKKWFQYYEERTI is encoded by the coding sequence ATGAATTTAGATGAACTTGTTGTCTTTGGTATATCCCATAAAGAATTAAGTATGTCTGAACGTGAAGAATTTCTCTATCAGAATCCTGAGGAAATTATACATTCTCTCCTATCTCAAAAAAAGATAGATGGCTATGTTAATCTTTCAACTTGTCTGAGAGTAGAATTCTATCTTCAAGTTGCAGAAAATTTTTCAACTGAAGAACTTTTGGAATGTTTTTCATTCAAAAAAGGGATATTTATAAAAACAGGAGAAGAAGCTGCTGAATATCTTTTTAAAGTAAGCTGTGGTTTTTACTCTGTCATAAAAGGGGAGGATCAGATACTGGCTCAGATAAAAAAAGCTCATTCACTTGCCATGGAAAATAATACCTCTTCTAAAATACTTAATATTGTATTTAATAAAGCTATTGAGCTTGGAAAAAAATTCAGAACGGAAAGCAAAATATGCCATAACGCTCTTTCTCTTGAAGCTATTTCTTTAAAATTTATCAAGGAATCTATTGGCTTTCTTTCAGATAAAAAAGTTCTTATTCTTGGAGTAGGAGATCTAGCTCAGGCTATTCTTTATCTGTTAGTAAAAGAAAATGTAAAAAATATAACAATAACTAACAGAACTCATCATAAAGCTCTGGAAGTACAGAGTATTTTTGATGTAGATGTTATTAGTTTTGAACATAAAAATACTGCTGCTGTAGAAAGCGATGTAATAATAAGTGCTACTTCTGCACCTCATCTAGTACTTAAATCTGAAGAGATAGTTCCTTATCTCCATAGCGATAAAAAATATACATTCCTTGATCTCGCTGTTCCTAGAGATATAGAAGATACAATAGGTACTCCTGAAAATGTATCTCTTTTTAACCTTGATGATATCTGGAGTGTGTATAACAAAAATTTAGAGACAAGAGACTCTCTAATGAATAGTTACAGTTATCTGGTTGACAAACAAATGATAAATCTAAAAAAATGGTTTCAATATTATGAAGAAAGGACTATATAA